In Pseudonocardia sp. C8, one genomic interval encodes:
- a CDS encoding SDR family oxidoreductase, whose product MDLGLKGRTVVVTGASSGVGLAVAGLLRAEGAHVAACARDADRLRAALDPLPGPGRVFAAAADVRDPAAVEEFVTEAAGDLGGIDGIVANAGRSLMSRVLETTDDQWDEEVRLKLAGVLNPVRAALPWLRRSDAGAVVAVNAILARQPEPRLAATSAARAALLNLATTLSTELAPDGIRVNSVCLGLIDTGQWRRRYAESGSAQDFDTWAGALAADRGVALGRLGTADEVAFPIVSLLSPRSSYVTGATLDVGGGVARYV is encoded by the coding sequence ATGGATCTCGGGCTGAAGGGCCGCACGGTCGTCGTCACCGGGGCGAGTTCCGGTGTCGGGCTCGCCGTCGCGGGCCTGCTGCGGGCCGAGGGCGCCCACGTGGCGGCCTGCGCTCGCGACGCCGACCGGCTCCGCGCCGCGCTCGACCCGCTGCCCGGCCCCGGCCGGGTGTTCGCCGCCGCGGCGGACGTCCGCGACCCGGCCGCGGTCGAGGAGTTCGTGACCGAGGCAGCCGGGGACCTCGGCGGCATCGACGGGATCGTCGCCAACGCCGGGCGCTCGCTGATGTCGCGGGTGCTGGAGACCACCGACGACCAGTGGGACGAGGAGGTCCGGCTCAAGCTGGCCGGCGTCCTGAACCCGGTGCGCGCGGCCCTGCCCTGGCTGCGCCGCAGCGACGCCGGCGCGGTCGTCGCGGTCAACGCGATCCTGGCCCGCCAGCCCGAGCCGCGCCTGGCCGCGACCTCGGCGGCCCGGGCCGCGCTGCTCAACCTGGCCACCACGCTGTCCACCGAGCTCGCCCCGGACGGCATCCGGGTCAACTCGGTCTGCCTCGGCCTGATCGACACCGGCCAGTGGCGGCGCCGGTACGCCGAATCCGGCTCCGCGCAGGACTTCGACACCTGGGCCGGCGCGCTCGCCGCCGACCGCGGCGTCGCGCTCGGGCGGCTCGGCACCGCCGACGAGGTCGCCTTCCCGATCGTCTCGCTGCTCTCACCGCGCAGCTCCTACGTCACCGGCGCGACGCTCGACGTCGGCGGCGGCGTCGCCCGCTACGTCTGA
- a CDS encoding SDR family oxidoreductase codes for MSAAFGDLAGRVVVVTGGGRGLGLAISHELVRAGARIVLAERNPDTAASATAELTAAGGTVHRHDTDVADETSVAALAAAVDGLGGAWGLVNNAALADGVGGKHFADLPADDFDRVLRVNVRGPWLVARALYPGMRAAGAGRIVHIASDVAFYGPPRLLHYVTSKNAVVGMTRAMARDAGPDGITVNAVAPGITETEATRSIPAERHELFRLNRALTRTQQPDDVTGAVRFLLSDSAAYVTGQTLLVDGGFVCR; via the coding sequence GTGAGCGCGGCGTTCGGGGACCTGGCCGGCCGGGTCGTGGTCGTCACCGGGGGCGGGCGCGGGCTCGGCCTGGCGATCTCCCACGAGCTGGTCCGCGCCGGGGCCCGGATCGTGCTGGCCGAGCGGAACCCGGACACGGCCGCGTCCGCCACCGCCGAGCTCACCGCAGCCGGAGGGACCGTGCACCGGCACGACACCGACGTCGCCGACGAGACCTCGGTGGCCGCGCTGGCCGCCGCCGTCGACGGGCTCGGCGGCGCCTGGGGTCTGGTGAACAACGCCGCCCTGGCCGACGGCGTCGGCGGGAAGCACTTCGCCGACCTGCCGGCCGACGACTTCGACCGGGTGCTGCGGGTCAACGTCCGCGGACCCTGGCTGGTCGCCCGCGCGCTCTACCCGGGCATGCGGGCCGCCGGCGCCGGGCGGATCGTGCACATCGCCTCCGACGTCGCCTTCTACGGGCCCCCGCGGCTGCTGCACTACGTGACCTCGAAGAACGCCGTGGTCGGCATGACCAGGGCGATGGCCCGCGACGCCGGCCCGGACGGGATCACGGTCAACGCGGTCGCGCCCGGCATCACCGAGACCGAGGCGACCCGCAGCATCCCCGCGGAACGCCACGAGCTGTTCCGGCTGAACCGGGCACTCACCCGCACCCAGCAGCCCGACGACGTCACCGGCGCCGTCCGGTTCCTGCTCTCCGACTCCGCCGCCTACGTCACCGGGCAGACGCTGCTGGTCGACGGCGGCTTCGTCTGCCGCTGA
- a CDS encoding alpha/beta fold hydrolase gives MTGGYPVAVRAAGSGDTVLLLHGIGGAAESFRPQLDGGLAGTYRLLAWDAPGYGDSPDPPPGTPPETVMDRLADAALAVLDGTPAHVVGVSWGGVVATRMALRRPDLLRSLVLADSTRGSGRTPEGRAGMARRVEELAELGAGEFAARRAGRLVAPDAPAPVRARVEAIMAGVRPAGYALAAASMAATDHSADLARIGVPTLVVVGEHDVVTGVEEARALAAAIPGAGFALVPGAGHAANQEQPAEFDRIVGGFLAGVRTGVSR, from the coding sequence GTGACCGGCGGGTACCCGGTCGCCGTGCGCGCCGCCGGGTCCGGGGACACCGTGCTGCTCCTGCACGGCATCGGGGGAGCGGCCGAGTCGTTCCGGCCCCAGCTCGACGGCGGGCTGGCCGGCACCTACCGGCTGCTCGCCTGGGACGCCCCCGGCTACGGCGACTCGCCCGACCCGCCTCCCGGCACGCCCCCGGAGACGGTCATGGACCGGCTCGCCGACGCCGCGCTGGCCGTGCTCGACGGCACCCCGGCGCACGTCGTCGGCGTCTCCTGGGGCGGGGTGGTGGCGACCCGGATGGCGCTGCGCCGCCCGGACCTGCTGCGCAGCCTGGTGCTGGCCGACTCCACCCGCGGTTCCGGCCGCACCCCCGAGGGCCGGGCCGGGATGGCCCGCCGTGTCGAGGAGCTCGCCGAGCTCGGCGCCGGGGAGTTCGCCGCGCGCCGGGCCGGGCGCCTGGTCGCACCGGACGCCCCCGCACCGGTCCGCGCCCGGGTGGAGGCGATCATGGCCGGGGTCCGGCCCGCCGGGTACGCGCTGGCCGCGGCCTCGATGGCGGCCACCGACCACTCCGCCGACCTGGCCCGGATCGGCGTGCCCACGCTGGTCGTGGTCGGCGAGCACGACGTGGTCACCGGTGTCGAGGAGGCCCGGGCGCTGGCCGCGGCGATCCCCGGGGCCGGGTTCGCGCTCGTCCCCGGCGCCGGGCACGCCGCGAACCAGGAGCAGCCGGCCGAGTTCGACCGGATCGTCGGCGGGTTCCTCGCCGGCGTGCGGACCGGGGTGTCCCGGTGA
- a CDS encoding aspartate dehydrogenase domain-containing protein: MKVAVLGCGAIGEVVARALAGGAVPGADLIGVVHRDPADPPGLPVIDTAAAVRGADLVVECAGHAALAATAPEVIAAGGDLLVVSIGALTDDDLLAALSAGPGRVHLCTGAIGGLDVLRAAALMDGGPERVTVTTTKAASALLPDRPAPDGPVELFRGTAREVAARFPRSTNVVAAVALATGRWDVVEAAVVADPAATLTRHVIEATGPSGDYRIEIANRPSERTPTTSAITPYAVLRAVGDLAGAPAVLR; encoded by the coding sequence GTGAAGGTCGCGGTCCTCGGCTGCGGGGCGATCGGCGAGGTCGTGGCCCGCGCGCTCGCCGGCGGCGCGGTGCCCGGCGCCGACCTGATCGGCGTCGTGCACCGCGACCCGGCAGACCCGCCCGGCCTGCCGGTGATCGACACCGCGGCCGCGGTGCGCGGGGCAGACCTGGTCGTCGAGTGCGCCGGGCACGCCGCGCTGGCCGCGACCGCGCCGGAGGTGATCGCCGCGGGCGGTGACCTGCTGGTGGTGTCGATCGGCGCGCTCACCGACGACGACCTGCTCGCCGCCCTGTCGGCCGGGCCGGGCCGGGTGCACCTGTGCACCGGCGCGATCGGCGGGCTCGACGTGCTGCGGGCGGCCGCGCTGATGGACGGCGGCCCGGAGCGGGTCACGGTGACCACCACCAAGGCCGCCTCCGCGTTGCTGCCGGACCGGCCCGCCCCGGACGGCCCGGTCGAGCTGTTCCGCGGCACGGCCCGCGAGGTGGCCGCCCGCTTCCCGCGCTCCACGAACGTCGTCGCCGCGGTCGCGCTGGCCACCGGCCGGTGGGACGTCGTCGAGGCCGCCGTCGTCGCGGACCCGGCGGCGACCTTGACCCGGCACGTGATCGAGGCGACCGGCCCGTCCGGCGACTACCGGATCGAGATCGCCAACCGGCCCTCGGAACGCACCCCGACCACCAGCGCGATCACCCCGTACGCGGTGCTGCGTGCGGTCGGTGACCTCGCAGGCGCCCCGGCGGTGCTCCGGTGA